One part of the Thermococcus litoralis DSM 5473 genome encodes these proteins:
- a CDS encoding 3-methyl-2-oxobutanoate dehydrogenase subunit beta, with protein MELPADVKKRLTLPFEEHFYAGHTACQGCGASLGLRYVLKAYGGKAIFTIPACCSTIIAGPWPYTALNAPLFHTAFETTGAVISGIEAALKAKGYKVKGEDGIMVIGWAGDGGTADIGLQALSGFLERGHDALYIMYDNEAYMNTGIQRSSSTPYGAWTTNTPGGKKHFLEQRPKKKVIDIVIAHKPAYAATASIAYPEDFMRKLKKAQTIKGPSFIQLFAPCPTGWRSPTDKTIELARLAVQTAYFPLFEYENGKYKINMPSPNKEPKPLEEYLKLQGRFKYMTKEDMEILQEWVLKEWEELKKKAELFG; from the coding sequence ATGGAGCTTCCTGCTGATGTTAAGAAAAGATTAACCCTTCCCTTTGAAGAGCACTTTTACGCTGGGCACACTGCTTGCCAAGGCTGTGGTGCATCCTTGGGTTTGAGATACGTCCTTAAAGCCTATGGAGGAAAAGCAATATTCACAATTCCAGCATGCTGTTCTACAATCATAGCCGGCCCATGGCCCTACACTGCTTTAAATGCTCCTCTCTTCCACACTGCATTCGAGACAACGGGTGCAGTAATTAGTGGTATTGAGGCGGCATTAAAGGCAAAAGGATACAAGGTAAAGGGCGAAGATGGAATAATGGTCATTGGATGGGCTGGAGATGGTGGTACAGCTGACATTGGTCTTCAGGCCTTGAGCGGTTTCCTTGAGAGGGGGCACGATGCCCTTTACATCATGTACGATAACGAGGCTTACATGAATACCGGTATCCAGAGGAGTTCCTCAACCCCATACGGTGCTTGGACAACCAATACTCCGGGTGGAAAGAAGCACTTCCTTGAGCAGAGGCCAAAGAAGAAGGTTATTGATATTGTCATAGCCCACAAGCCGGCTTATGCAGCAACTGCGAGCATTGCCTATCCAGAGGACTTCATGAGAAAGCTCAAAAAGGCCCAAACAATTAAGGGGCCCTCTTTCATTCAGCTCTTTGCCCCATGCCCAACCGGATGGAGAAGCCCAACAGACAAGACAATAGAACTTGCTCGCCTAGCGGTTCAGACTGCATACTTCCCCCTCTTTGAATACGAGAACGGAAAATACAAGATAAACATGCCTTCACCAAACAAAGAACCAAAGCCCCTCGAAGAGTACCTCAAGCTCCAGGGAAGATTTAAGTACATGACAAAGGAGGATATGGAGATACTCCAAGAATGGGTGCTCAAGGAGTGGGAAGAGCTTAAGAAGAAGGCTGAGCTCTTCGGCTGA
- the porD gene encoding pyruvate synthase subunit PorD gives MAESPFKADIERVQKEYSEKMTPGAIVYIPGSSVVNKTGGWRVFMPKFNKDKCVRCFMCYTLCPEPAIYLDEESYPVFDYDYCKGCGICANECPTKAIEMVRESK, from the coding sequence ATGGCGGAAAGTCCTTTCAAGGCTGATATTGAAAGAGTCCAAAAGGAGTATAGCGAAAAAATGACACCAGGTGCAATAGTCTATATTCCCGGAAGCAGCGTCGTTAACAAGACCGGTGGTTGGAGAGTTTTCATGCCAAAGTTTAACAAAGATAAGTGCGTCAGATGTTTCATGTGCTACACACTCTGTCCAGAGCCTGCAATTTATCTCGACGAAGAAAGCTATCCAGTGTTTGATTACGACTATTGTAAGGGTTGTGGAATCTGTGCAAACGAATGCCCAACCAAAGCAATTGAGATGGTTAGAGAATCTAAGTGA
- the porA gene encoding pyruvate synthase subunit PorA — MPMKKVMKGNEAAAWAAKLAKPKVVAAFPITPSTLVPEKISEFVADGEMDAEFIKVESEHSAISACVGASAAGVRTFTATASQGLALMHEVLFIAAGMRLPIVMAIGNRALSAPINIWNDWQDTISERDTGWMQFYAENNQEALDLILIAFKVAEDERVLLPAMVGFDAFILTHTVEPVEIPDQEVVDEFLGEYVPKHAYLDPARPITQGALGFPAHYMEARYTVWEAMENARKVIKEVFDEFEKKFGRRYHMIEEYKTDDAEIILLTMGSLAGTLKEFVDKKREEGIKIGAAKMTVYRPFPIEEIRALAKKAKVLAILEKDISFGIGGAVFADTSRALINEKEKPIMLDFILGLGGRDVTFENLEEVVEISKKALEGEKVEEINWIGLRKEIL; from the coding sequence ATGCCAATGAAGAAAGTTATGAAGGGTAATGAAGCTGCTGCTTGGGCAGCTAAGCTTGCAAAGCCAAAGGTTGTGGCTGCATTCCCAATTACACCATCAACTCTCGTTCCCGAAAAGATTAGTGAATTCGTCGCCGATGGAGAAATGGATGCCGAGTTCATAAAAGTTGAGAGCGAGCACTCAGCAATTTCTGCATGTGTTGGTGCCTCTGCTGCAGGAGTTAGAACCTTTACAGCAACTGCTTCCCAAGGTTTGGCTTTGATGCATGAGGTTCTCTTCATAGCTGCAGGAATGAGGCTCCCAATTGTTATGGCAATTGGTAATAGAGCTCTCTCAGCCCCAATTAACATCTGGAACGACTGGCAGGACACGATAAGTGAGAGAGACACCGGTTGGATGCAGTTCTATGCGGAGAACAACCAAGAGGCACTTGACTTGATATTAATCGCCTTTAAGGTTGCAGAAGATGAACGCGTTTTGCTCCCAGCAATGGTTGGATTCGATGCGTTCATATTGACCCACACAGTAGAGCCAGTTGAGATCCCAGATCAAGAGGTAGTTGACGAGTTCCTTGGGGAGTACGTTCCAAAGCACGCTTACCTTGATCCGGCTAGACCAATTACTCAGGGTGCCCTTGGGTTCCCGGCTCACTACATGGAGGCAAGATACACAGTTTGGGAGGCTATGGAAAACGCGAGAAAAGTTATCAAGGAAGTATTTGACGAGTTCGAGAAGAAGTTTGGTAGAAGGTATCACATGATTGAGGAATACAAGACAGACGATGCTGAGATAATTCTCCTCACTATGGGCTCACTTGCCGGAACACTCAAAGAGTTCGTGGATAAAAAGAGGGAAGAGGGCATAAAGATCGGAGCAGCAAAGATGACGGTTTACAGACCATTCCCAATTGAGGAAATTAGAGCCCTCGCTAAGAAGGCAAAGGTTCTTGCAATTCTCGAAAAGGACATCAGCTTTGGAATTGGCGGTGCGGTCTTTGCAGACACCAGCAGGGCACTCATAAATGAGAAAGAGAAGCCAATAATGCTTGACTTCATACTCGGCCTTGGTGGAAGAGACGTCACATTCGAGAACCTTGAGGAAGTCGTTGAAATATCAAAGAAAGCCCTTGAAGGAGAGAAAGTTGAGGAAATCAACTGGATAGGATTGAGGAAGGAGATTTTGTGA
- the porB gene encoding pyruvate synthase subunit PorB — protein MAVRKPPITTREYWAPGHAACAGCGPAIVMRLATKAFSEAMEEKYGDPNAFAIAHATGCMEVVSGVFPYTSWKAPWIHVAFENAAAVASGVEAAWKKLGRKGKILAIGGDGGTADIGLQALSGMLERRHNVVYLMYDNEAYMNTGIQRSSSTPYGAWTTTSPPGKYSIGEDKPKKWVALIAAAHQIPYVATASIGDPYDFYRKMKKAASVDGPAFVQVLAPCVPGWRIPPEKTVEVAKLAIETGLWPLFEIENGDFHNIKFQRFPKDGKFKKPIEDYLRLQGRFKHLFKRPEAIQELKNQIKELWRILGKEVELP, from the coding sequence ATGGCCGTTAGAAAGCCCCCTATCACAACTCGCGAATACTGGGCACCTGGTCACGCTGCATGTGCCGGTTGTGGACCGGCCATAGTCATGAGGCTTGCCACAAAGGCATTTAGCGAGGCTATGGAAGAAAAGTACGGTGATCCAAACGCTTTTGCAATAGCTCACGCCACGGGATGTATGGAAGTTGTCTCTGGTGTTTTCCCATACACATCTTGGAAAGCCCCGTGGATTCACGTAGCTTTTGAAAACGCTGCTGCTGTAGCCAGCGGTGTTGAAGCTGCATGGAAGAAGCTCGGCAGAAAAGGAAAGATACTTGCTATTGGTGGAGATGGTGGTACAGCTGACATTGGTCTCCAAGCACTCTCCGGAATGCTTGAGAGAAGGCACAACGTGGTCTACCTCATGTATGATAACGAGGCTTACATGAATACCGGTATTCAAAGATCAAGTTCAACCCCATATGGAGCATGGACAACCACCTCACCTCCAGGGAAGTACTCAATTGGTGAGGACAAGCCAAAGAAGTGGGTGGCATTAATAGCTGCAGCCCACCAAATTCCATACGTTGCAACGGCTAGCATTGGGGACCCATATGATTTCTACAGGAAGATGAAGAAGGCAGCTAGTGTTGATGGGCCAGCGTTTGTTCAAGTTTTGGCGCCATGTGTCCCCGGATGGAGGATTCCACCGGAGAAGACAGTTGAAGTAGCCAAGCTAGCGATTGAAACAGGTCTTTGGCCACTATTTGAGATTGAGAACGGAGACTTCCACAACATAAAGTTCCAGAGGTTCCCCAAGGATGGAAAGTTCAAGAAGCCAATTGAAGACTACCTTAGGTTGCAAGGAAGATTTAAGCACCTCTTCAAGAGACCCGAAGCGATACAGGAGCTCAAGAACCAGATAAAGGAGCTATGGAGGATTCTCGGTAAAGAAGTCGAACTTCCATGA
- a CDS encoding Mrp/NBP35 family ATP-binding protein, translating into MTIKTPPSFNVPGLGVDPLTQRIKEKEKQWKYKVAVLSGKGGVGKSTVAVNLATALAKQGYFVGILDADVHGPNVAKMLGVENAEVLAEEFEDGHFEMIPPMNDFLGQTTPIKVMSMGLMVPEDQPIIWRGSLVTKAIKQLLGDVKWGSLDFMIVDFPPGTGDQILTVTQTIQLDAAIIVTTPQEVALLDTGKAVNMMKQMNVPYIAVIENMSYLICPHCGNKIDLFGEGGGEKLAKKEGVDFLGKVPIDLKAREASDNGIPIVLYEDTPAAKEFMEIAQKLVTKLEELKKKE; encoded by the coding sequence ATGACGATAAAAACTCCACCTAGTTTTAACGTGCCCGGATTGGGTGTTGATCCTCTCACCCAGAGGATAAAGGAAAAAGAGAAGCAGTGGAAATACAAAGTAGCGGTCCTAAGTGGAAAAGGGGGCGTTGGAAAATCTACAGTTGCGGTAAACCTAGCGACGGCCCTTGCAAAGCAGGGCTATTTCGTGGGCATTTTGGATGCAGATGTACATGGCCCAAACGTGGCAAAAATGCTTGGTGTTGAAAATGCTGAAGTTCTTGCAGAGGAGTTTGAGGATGGACATTTTGAAATGATACCCCCAATGAACGACTTTCTGGGTCAAACAACTCCAATTAAGGTCATGAGTATGGGGCTCATGGTTCCTGAAGACCAGCCAATAATATGGAGAGGCTCTCTCGTCACAAAGGCTATTAAACAGCTTCTCGGTGATGTAAAGTGGGGAAGCTTGGACTTCATGATCGTGGACTTTCCTCCAGGAACGGGAGATCAAATTTTAACGGTTACCCAGACAATCCAGCTCGATGCTGCTATAATAGTCACCACCCCTCAAGAGGTGGCTTTGCTTGATACCGGTAAAGCGGTAAATATGATGAAGCAGATGAACGTTCCTTACATAGCGGTCATTGAGAACATGAGCTATCTAATATGTCCCCATTGTGGAAACAAAATAGATCTCTTTGGAGAGGGCGGCGGAGAAAAGTTAGCAAAGAAGGAAGGGGTTGACTTTCTTGGAAAAGTACCCATAGATTTGAAGGCTAGAGAAGCAAGCGACAACGGTATACCCATAGTCCTCTATGAAGACACTCCGGCGGCAAAAGAATTTATGGAAATAGCCCAAAAACTTGTTACAAAACTGGAAGAGCTGAAGAAAAAAGAGTAA
- a CDS encoding DUF2110 family protein, with amino-acid sequence MEIVILEKIYGDRSGFEKLNKKLKSLIGDLEVSWKIRITQKQWAKISLEGEDEEVSANLIREEFGEVPYKLSKVKEGETYRGKFIDLGKVGYGVYVDIGVFSPTPKDVLIPLYYLKSTFGDKPARQLIREFGWIDHLPVELEITKVEFGAREMEGKFSERQLKQIEKWTTDGYDKIFVAGTISEKVEEALIKTGHSRDVKRLEELGLMETLLVLKKGTQAPGIIKEIGPHLKAAVFGAIKFEE; translated from the coding sequence ATGGAGATTGTTATTCTTGAGAAGATATATGGCGATAGGAGTGGCTTTGAAAAGCTCAATAAAAAGCTTAAATCTCTTATTGGAGATCTGGAAGTTTCGTGGAAGATAAGGATCACTCAAAAACAATGGGCTAAAATATCCCTAGAAGGAGAAGATGAAGAAGTTTCTGCAAATCTCATACGGGAGGAGTTTGGAGAAGTTCCATATAAGCTAAGCAAGGTAAAGGAAGGGGAAACATACAGGGGAAAGTTTATTGACCTTGGAAAAGTAGGTTATGGAGTCTACGTTGACATTGGAGTATTCTCGCCGACCCCAAAGGATGTTTTGATTCCCCTTTATTATCTCAAGTCCACCTTTGGAGACAAGCCGGCTAGACAGCTCATAAGAGAGTTTGGCTGGATAGATCATTTGCCGGTAGAATTAGAAATCACAAAAGTGGAGTTTGGGGCTAGAGAGATGGAAGGAAAATTCAGCGAAAGACAGCTAAAACAAATAGAAAAGTGGACAACCGATGGATATGACAAGATATTCGTTGCCGGCACAATAAGTGAAAAGGTCGAAGAAGCACTAATAAAAACAGGACATTCAAGAGATGTAAAAAGACTCGAAGAGCTTGGACTTATGGAAACTCTTTTGGTTCTTAAAAAGGGCACACAAGCCCCTGGAATTATTAAAGAGATAGGGCCCCATCTAAAAGCCGCGGTGTTTGGGGCAATTAAGTTTGAAGAGTGA
- the tfe gene encoding transcription factor E — protein sequence MEVLLMARRKNKELLKFAEEIGGEEAIEVIKALEKKKEATDEEIAEMTGIRVNTVRKILYALYDNQLAEFRRVRDKDTGWYYYYWRLETKRLPEIIRARKMQELKRLKEMLEEETKEVYYHCGTPGHPRLTFDEAMEYEFRCPLCGEMLMQYDNSEIVKELQEKIKKLEKELGIKA from the coding sequence TTGGAGGTCTTACTTATGGCCAGAAGAAAAAACAAAGAACTCCTGAAATTCGCAGAGGAGATAGGCGGAGAAGAGGCGATTGAGGTAATCAAGGCTCTCGAAAAGAAGAAAGAGGCAACCGATGAAGAGATAGCGGAGATGACTGGAATTAGGGTAAATACCGTCAGAAAAATCTTATATGCCCTCTACGATAATCAGCTTGCAGAATTTAGAAGGGTTAGGGACAAAGATACGGGATGGTACTACTATTACTGGCGCCTCGAAACAAAAAGATTGCCGGAAATCATAAGGGCAAGAAAAATGCAGGAGCTCAAAAGATTAAAAGAGATGCTTGAGGAGGAAACTAAAGAAGTTTACTACCACTGCGGAACTCCCGGTCATCCAAGACTGACTTTTGATGAGGCAATGGAGTATGAGTTCAGATGCCCTCTGTGCGGTGAAATGCTTATGCAGTACGACAACAGCGAAATAGTTAAAGAGCTCCAAGAAAAAATCAAGAAGCTTGAAAAGGAACTGGGAATAAAGGCGTGA
- a CDS encoding daunorubicin resistance protein DrrA family ABC transporter ATP-binding protein, with translation MYAVEVFDLKKRYPKNIPLPLRKVEWVEAVKGISFKVKKGELFGLLGPNGAGKTTTIKMLTTLLEPTEGEAKILGYDIRKDAREIRKRINLVAEGERTLYWRLSAYENLKYFARIYYVPKREEKERIEELLRLVGLGERKDDLVMNYSRGMKQRLAIAKALINDPEVLFLDEPTLGLDVQSSIFVREFIRKLVDEKGKTVLLTTHYMIEAEQLCDRIAIIDHGKIIALDTPDGLKKLVKDEDAVEIRLKWEGTFDSLPWRMAVVDEDSERGIITLRGQVDEEELPKLVEWLVKKGAKIISVEQKEPTLEDVFIKLTGRGLRD, from the coding sequence ATGTATGCAGTTGAAGTCTTTGATTTGAAGAAGAGGTATCCTAAAAATATTCCTCTCCCGTTAAGAAAGGTAGAATGGGTTGAGGCGGTTAAAGGCATCAGCTTTAAGGTTAAAAAGGGCGAACTTTTTGGCCTTCTTGGGCCCAATGGGGCTGGAAAAACCACTACAATAAAAATGCTAACCACTCTGCTTGAGCCTACTGAAGGAGAAGCGAAAATCTTGGGATATGACATAAGGAAAGATGCAAGGGAAATTAGAAAGAGAATAAACCTTGTGGCAGAGGGAGAGAGAACTCTTTACTGGCGTTTGAGTGCGTACGAAAACCTGAAATATTTTGCGAGGATTTATTATGTCCCCAAGAGAGAGGAAAAGGAAAGAATTGAAGAACTCCTCAGATTGGTTGGACTGGGGGAGAGGAAAGATGATTTGGTTATGAACTACTCAAGGGGGATGAAGCAGAGGCTGGCTATAGCAAAGGCTTTGATAAACGACCCGGAAGTCCTGTTTTTGGACGAACCTACCCTAGGCTTAGATGTGCAGAGCTCTATATTCGTTAGGGAATTTATAAGGAAGCTTGTTGACGAGAAAGGAAAAACCGTCCTCCTAACGACCCACTACATGATCGAGGCGGAGCAGCTCTGTGATAGGATAGCCATAATAGACCACGGTAAGATTATAGCCCTCGATACTCCGGATGGGCTTAAAAAGCTTGTTAAAGACGAAGATGCCGTGGAAATACGCCTCAAATGGGAGGGTACTTTTGATAGCTTACCTTGGAGAATGGCGGTTGTAGATGAGGATTCCGAAAGGGGAATTATAACCTTAAGAGGCCAGGTGGATGAGGAAGAGCTTCCCAAGCTAGTCGAGTGGCTTGTAAAAAAGGGAGCGAAAATAATAAGCGTAGAGCAGAAGGAGCCAACTCTTGAGGACGTTTTTATAAAGCTCACCGGAAGGGGGTTGAGGGATTGA
- a CDS encoding ABC transporter permease gives MEVTNELRALYGVAVKSWRIFLSYRVWFISDVMLGFFFVGQALLIGIGLTGERNSPALQQLTGYSDYVTFAVLGFMVLGFGLTFLSGFVWSVVDELYAGTLEYSFAAPIRRLTFFMGSVLTRIFLSLIYMAIYIPLFVVIFDISFNFFNFIKALPVLLVGTVGMIGMGMAAAGIVLYLKDPGPFITILEMLVFALSGAMYPISILPKGLQIMAKILPYAPTSEAVRKVVAYGYEKAVGEISYLIVLSLLYALLGYLGYKWSEKQAKTVGLKSY, from the coding sequence ATGGAGGTTACTAACGAACTCAGAGCGCTTTACGGTGTTGCAGTTAAGAGCTGGAGAATCTTCTTGAGTTATAGGGTGTGGTTTATCAGCGATGTCATGTTGGGGTTTTTCTTCGTGGGTCAGGCTCTGCTGATAGGAATAGGTCTCACCGGAGAGAGAAATTCCCCCGCACTTCAACAGCTTACTGGATACTCAGACTACGTGACTTTTGCAGTCTTGGGATTTATGGTATTGGGATTTGGCTTGACTTTTCTAAGCGGCTTTGTGTGGAGCGTTGTTGATGAGCTCTATGCGGGCACTCTTGAGTACTCCTTTGCAGCCCCAATAAGAAGGCTGACGTTTTTCATGGGCAGCGTTCTTACCAGAATTTTCTTGTCACTAATCTACATGGCAATTTACATTCCCCTTTTTGTCGTGATATTTGACATTAGCTTTAACTTCTTCAATTTTATCAAAGCCCTTCCAGTGTTGCTTGTGGGTACGGTGGGAATGATAGGGATGGGAATGGCTGCCGCTGGCATCGTTCTTTATTTAAAAGACCCGGGTCCGTTTATAACGATTCTTGAAATGCTGGTCTTTGCTTTAAGCGGTGCGATGTATCCAATTTCAATCTTGCCTAAGGGATTACAGATAATGGCGAAAATCCTCCCCTATGCCCCAACTAGTGAAGCCGTAAGAAAAGTTGTTGCCTATGGCTATGAAAAAGCTGTTGGAGAGATTTCCTATCTTATAGTCCTTTCTCTGCTCTATGCCCTTTTAGGGTACTTGGGATACAAGTGGAGCGAAAAGCAAGCAAAAACCGTAGGCTTGAAGAGCTACTAA
- a CDS encoding ADP-dependent ribose-1-phosphate kinase, with the protein MFDVIAIGNLNYDITLLVERFPEFHEKVIAKRAHFGLGGAAGNTASWLAHMGVKVGFIGAVGNDEIGEAHINYFKKIGVDVGGIKVVNEHSGIAISLIKGEDKRIVKHLGANAYRDVDFEYLSKARHIHMSSNPKELIEKTANFAFENGISVSLDIGEAEVPKSVEDRITYLLMNEDEFKRKYGSLEKIHDVKAKNVIITLNGGGAMVRDDKGKVFEIRGLSAEVVDSTGAGDAFDAGFIYGILKGWELRDAAKLGTLLAYLTVQKVGARSAIIPLEEIKKIAEELNLGLPF; encoded by the coding sequence ATGTTTGATGTAATTGCAATAGGAAACCTCAACTATGATATAACCCTCCTCGTGGAGAGATTTCCCGAGTTTCACGAGAAGGTAATTGCCAAGAGAGCCCACTTCGGATTGGGAGGTGCTGCAGGCAACACCGCTTCTTGGTTAGCCCATATGGGAGTTAAGGTGGGATTTATTGGAGCAGTCGGTAACGATGAGATTGGCGAGGCACACATAAACTACTTTAAGAAGATTGGCGTTGATGTGGGGGGCATTAAAGTCGTTAACGAGCACTCGGGAATAGCTATCTCCCTGATAAAAGGAGAGGACAAGAGGATAGTAAAGCACCTCGGTGCTAACGCATACAGAGACGTTGATTTTGAGTACCTTTCCAAAGCTAGGCACATCCACATGTCATCAAACCCAAAAGAGCTCATTGAAAAGACTGCTAACTTTGCCTTCGAGAATGGAATTTCCGTTTCGTTGGATATAGGTGAGGCTGAGGTACCAAAGTCTGTTGAGGACAGAATAACCTACCTGCTGATGAACGAAGATGAGTTCAAGCGAAAGTATGGAAGCCTGGAGAAAATCCATGATGTTAAAGCTAAAAACGTCATCATAACATTAAACGGCGGTGGAGCGATGGTTAGAGATGATAAAGGGAAGGTTTTTGAGATTAGAGGGCTGAGTGCTGAAGTAGTAGATTCCACCGGAGCCGGAGATGCCTTTGATGCTGGATTTATTTATGGGATTCTTAAAGGATGGGAGCTGAGGGATGCGGCAAAACTTGGAACTCTACTAGCATATCTAACGGTACAGAAAGTTGGTGCCAGAAGCGCAATTATCCCACTGGAGGAGATCAAAAAAATAGCAGAAGAGCTGAACTTAGGACTTCCCTTTTAG
- a CDS encoding TldD/PmbA family protein yields the protein MEDRLEKALNWALENFKADYIEIRYENISKNTLELKDGTFTTFAGKGQMGVAIRVLADGAWGFASTNRLENFEKAIESAYRLAKATAKAKKEKIQLAEIKTHEDVVKSKMKIKPREVPIEEKVERLMDLEALLKEDEAIKSTWLRYEDASGEKILITNEGTKIKWDLNYVWQYVWATGKEGEKLAAARDEVGAVDYGWELFKEKEPNEEVSKRVIRKVHAQLEGVAPKRGEFPIVAGPIVVGIIAHEALGHLAEADLTINSPFKELVGKQIAPEYVTMSERIVEGGFGNDRYDDEGVPVKDIHIIENGILKEIMLNRGYAHKWNMEPNGHARAENYTYPPIIRMRNTIFEPGDWKFEEMIEDIKFGYYVVDFRGGQAQLNSAFQVGVQEGYMIENGEITKPIRDTSISGIAIEALKKISAVGDDFGLEMGRCGKGQTAFVSSGGPHMRFDGGIIIG from the coding sequence ATGGAAGATAGATTAGAAAAAGCCCTTAACTGGGCCCTCGAAAACTTCAAAGCGGACTACATAGAAATCCGCTATGAAAACATCAGCAAGAACACTCTGGAGCTCAAGGATGGAACTTTCACGACTTTTGCAGGCAAGGGACAAATGGGGGTTGCTATTAGGGTTCTAGCAGATGGAGCTTGGGGATTTGCCTCAACAAACAGACTTGAAAACTTTGAAAAAGCCATAGAAAGCGCATACAGACTTGCAAAAGCAACGGCAAAAGCCAAAAAGGAGAAAATCCAGCTTGCAGAGATAAAGACTCACGAGGATGTAGTGAAGAGCAAGATGAAAATAAAGCCCAGAGAAGTCCCAATAGAGGAAAAAGTTGAGAGGCTAATGGACTTGGAGGCTCTTCTCAAAGAAGACGAAGCTATAAAATCAACGTGGCTTCGCTATGAAGACGCAAGCGGGGAAAAGATCCTCATAACAAACGAGGGTACAAAGATAAAGTGGGATTTGAACTACGTATGGCAGTATGTCTGGGCGACTGGCAAAGAAGGCGAAAAGCTTGCCGCTGCAAGAGATGAGGTTGGAGCAGTGGATTATGGCTGGGAGCTTTTCAAAGAAAAAGAGCCCAATGAAGAGGTCTCCAAGAGGGTCATTAGAAAGGTTCATGCACAGTTAGAGGGTGTTGCGCCAAAGAGGGGAGAATTCCCGATAGTTGCCGGGCCGATAGTGGTGGGCATTATAGCTCACGAAGCCCTTGGACACCTTGCGGAGGCGGATTTGACAATAAACTCTCCGTTTAAAGAGTTGGTTGGAAAGCAGATTGCTCCGGAATACGTTACAATGAGCGAGCGCATAGTTGAAGGGGGCTTTGGAAACGACCGCTATGACGATGAGGGCGTTCCGGTCAAAGACATTCACATAATTGAAAACGGAATTTTGAAGGAGATAATGCTCAACAGAGGATATGCCCACAAGTGGAATATGGAACCCAACGGCCACGCGAGGGCTGAAAACTACACATATCCCCCAATAATAAGAATGCGTAACACAATCTTTGAGCCGGGAGACTGGAAGTTTGAGGAAATGATAGAGGACATCAAGTTCGGCTATTATGTAGTTGATTTCAGAGGAGGCCAGGCACAGCTCAACTCAGCCTTCCAAGTAGGAGTTCAAGAGGGCTACATGATTGAGAACGGTGAGATAACAAAGCCCATAAGGGACACTTCGATAAGCGGAATTGCCATCGAAGCATTAAAGAAGATAAGTGCCGTAGGAGATGACTTTGGTCTCGAAATGGGGAGATGTGGAAAAGGACAGACGGCTTTTGTAAGTTCTGGTGGGCCACATATGCGCTTTGATGGGGGAATAATAATAGGGTGA